The Haloplanus natans DSM 17983 genome has a segment encoding these proteins:
- a CDS encoding type IV toxin-antitoxin system AbiEi family antitoxin domain-containing protein yields the protein MSTIEQTENIRQGLSTRESRLLARLAGAGHQIISVDDIETTLEVSPNTAREIASRLTEKGWLDRLFPGTYLIVPLTAGEEGMYTTHEYLIAAHVAEPMYIGYYSALSHHGLTEQVPRTVYVVTPTRAQSREIHGVPYRVTTVTERKFFGVEPTSIEGTTVQVSDLEKTLVDCADHPEFSGGLRELATAMRTADERGCDWDTVGEYLERLDNGAATKRIVYLADQLGIDLPAREELVASFTSGYSPLDPTRPDTGSTDSTYRLRINVEPATLEPTES from the coding sequence ATGAGTACCATAGAACAAACGGAAAATATACGCCAGGGGCTCTCGACTCGAGAAAGTCGACTCCTTGCACGACTCGCTGGCGCGGGTCACCAGATCATCTCCGTCGACGACATCGAGACGACGCTGGAGGTTTCCCCAAACACCGCCCGCGAGATTGCCTCCCGGCTCACCGAGAAGGGCTGGCTCGACCGGCTCTTCCCGGGCACGTATCTCATCGTTCCACTCACTGCCGGCGAGGAAGGCATGTACACGACCCACGAGTACCTCATCGCCGCCCACGTCGCCGAGCCGATGTACATCGGCTACTACAGCGCTCTCAGCCACCACGGACTGACCGAACAGGTCCCCCGGACGGTGTACGTCGTCACGCCGACCCGAGCGCAAAGCCGAGAGATCCACGGCGTCCCGTACCGCGTCACGACGGTCACCGAGCGGAAATTCTTCGGCGTTGAGCCGACATCGATCGAGGGCACGACCGTGCAGGTCAGCGACCTGGAGAAGACGCTGGTCGACTGTGCGGACCACCCCGAGTTCAGCGGTGGCCTTCGGGAACTCGCAACCGCGATGCGTACTGCCGACGAACGGGGTTGCGACTGGGACACGGTCGGCGAGTACCTCGAACGCCTCGACAACGGCGCTGCGACCAAGCGAATCGTCTACCTCGCCGACCAGCTCGGCATCGACCTCCCCGCCCGCGAGGAACTCGTCGCGTCGTTCACGAGTGGCTATTCCCCACTAGACCCGACGCGGCCCGACACCGGATCGACCGACAGCACGTATCGCCTCCGGATCAACGTCGAGCCAGCCACGCTGGAGCCAACGGAGTCCTGA